A section of the Pseudophryne corroboree isolate aPseCor3 chromosome 11, aPseCor3.hap2, whole genome shotgun sequence genome encodes:
- the LOC134969881 gene encoding protein MANBAL-like, which produces MPEPLDLSPPDIPEPTFLETLLRYGLFCGAIFQLICILAIIIPGGKSQDTDSDSPEVKSTEVLRKPKLAVAPAGKKPKKETKKKR; this is translated from the exons ATGCCAGAGCCTCTGGATCTCTCACCCCCAGACATTCCGGAGCCAACCTTCCTAGAGACCTTACTTCGTTATGGACTGTTCTGCGGAGCAATCTTTCAGCTCATTTGCATTCTGGCCATTATAATCCCTGGCGGCAAATCACAGGACACG GACTCTGACTCTCCTGAAGTGAAAAGCACGGAGGTCCTACGGAAACCCAAATTGGCTGTTGCACCAGCTGGAAAAAAGCCAAAGAAAGAGACAAAGAAGAAGAGGTGA